One segment of Rhodanobacter thiooxydans DNA contains the following:
- the nadD gene encoding nicotinate-nucleotide adenylyltransferase, with the protein MPHTANKPLALFGGTFDPVHLGHLSVAWEAAELLDAEVRLLPASVPPHRAPPIASAAQRVAILRAALQGQSRLTLDTRELDRAGPSYTIDTLYELRAEQGGRPLVLLLGADAFAGLASWHRWRELFEAAHIGVLSRPGVAASLPDELEREVAGRRIADAAELRAWPAGKVIELAVTPLEISATRIRELLATGRDPRYLLPAGLFDDPALLAPYRNPAA; encoded by the coding sequence TTGCCACACACTGCAAACAAACCACTGGCACTGTTCGGCGGCACCTTCGACCCGGTGCACCTGGGCCACCTCAGCGTGGCGTGGGAAGCGGCCGAACTGCTCGACGCCGAGGTGCGCCTGCTGCCGGCCAGCGTGCCGCCGCACCGTGCGCCGCCGATCGCATCGGCGGCGCAGCGGGTGGCGATCCTGCGTGCCGCGCTGCAGGGCCAGTCGCGGCTCACGCTCGACACGCGCGAACTGGATCGCGCCGGCCCGTCGTACACCATCGACACCCTATACGAGCTGCGCGCGGAGCAGGGCGGGCGCCCGCTGGTGCTGCTGCTCGGCGCCGATGCATTCGCCGGCCTCGCCAGCTGGCATCGCTGGCGCGAGCTGTTCGAGGCGGCGCACATCGGCGTGCTGAGCCGACCCGGGGTTGCCGCCAGCTTGCCGGATGAGCTGGAGCGCGAAGTGGCCGGCCGCCGCATCGCCGACGCCGCGGAGCTGCGTGCATGGCCCGCCGGCAAGGTGATCGAGCTGGCGGTGACGCCGCTGGAAATCTCCGCCACCCGCATCCGTGAGCTGCTCGCCACCGGCCGCGACCCGCGCTACCTGCTGCCGGCGGGGTTGTTCGACGATCCGGCGCTGCTGGCGCCGTACCGGAACCCGGCCGCGTAG
- the holA gene encoding DNA polymerase III subunit delta, whose amino-acid sequence MPLSPGQWQKALAADSLQPVYLLAGEQLLVLEAADALRAQARKLGYSEREVLEVGQHFDWNDLARAAAGMSLFATRRLIDLRLPTGRPGIDGAKAIGAFCADPPPDVTLLVTAMEWSNKHDGAWSRKLDASGTMVVFNSPRPDQWGAWLGARLASRGLSATPDAVALLAERVEGNLLAAAQEVDKLVVLHGEGRIDATEMENLVADSARYDVFKLTDAAFAGDGARALRVLAGLRSEGDELLALMGWLVNQLQLALRLANAPDFTAQAKAEHLWDSRAQQFRQALRRAPREHWLQCLARAARIDRMVKGREQGNPWQEAERLIAAIAEPRAARALA is encoded by the coding sequence ATGCCGCTCAGTCCCGGCCAATGGCAGAAGGCGCTGGCGGCGGACAGCCTGCAGCCGGTCTACTTGCTGGCCGGCGAGCAACTGCTGGTGCTGGAAGCCGCCGATGCGCTGCGCGCGCAGGCGCGCAAGCTGGGCTACAGCGAGCGTGAGGTGCTCGAGGTCGGCCAGCATTTCGACTGGAACGACCTGGCCCGTGCGGCGGCCGGCATGTCGCTGTTCGCCACCCGCCGGCTGATCGACCTGCGCCTGCCCACCGGCCGCCCCGGCATCGACGGCGCCAAGGCGATCGGCGCGTTCTGCGCTGATCCGCCGCCGGACGTCACCTTGCTGGTCACCGCGATGGAGTGGAGCAACAAGCACGACGGCGCCTGGAGCAGGAAGCTGGACGCCAGCGGCACCATGGTGGTGTTCAACTCGCCGCGGCCGGATCAGTGGGGCGCATGGCTCGGCGCACGGCTCGCCTCGCGTGGCCTGTCCGCCACGCCCGATGCGGTGGCGCTGCTGGCCGAGCGCGTGGAAGGCAACCTGCTGGCCGCGGCGCAGGAGGTCGACAAGCTCGTCGTGCTGCACGGTGAGGGCCGCATCGACGCCACCGAGATGGAGAACCTGGTCGCCGACAGCGCGCGCTACGACGTGTTCAAGCTCACCGATGCCGCCTTTGCCGGCGACGGCGCGCGTGCGCTGCGCGTCCTCGCCGGGCTGCGTTCCGAGGGCGACGAACTGCTGGCGCTGATGGGCTGGCTGGTCAATCAATTGCAGCTGGCGCTGCGCCTGGCCAATGCGCCGGATTTTACCGCGCAGGCCAAGGCCGAGCACCTGTGGGACAGCCGCGCGCAGCAGTTCCGCCAGGCGCTGCGCCGCGCGCCGCGCGAGCACTGGCTGCAATGCCTGGCCCGCGCCGCGCGCATCGACCGCATGGTCAAGGGCCGCGAGCAGGGCAACCCGTGGCAGGAAGCCGAACGGCTGATCGCCGCCATCGCCGAACCACGCGCCGCCCGCGCGCTCGCCTGA
- the lptE gene encoding LPS assembly lipoprotein LptE — MSFLKARRLFQASLLLATALALSACGFHLRENVTLPPAMQRVHLSVNGGGELERHLARALQTSGVTIEDDSGAGIAELRVPVAAFSTETLSAGGYVRITEYAVRYQVQFDVLDPAGQVLVPHQRIDMSREYSYDATNTVGNASQVEEIQRSLNDDMVQAILFRLQAAGKHELAAPASAASTH, encoded by the coding sequence ATGAGCTTCTTGAAAGCGCGCCGCCTGTTCCAAGCCTCGCTGCTGCTGGCCACGGCGCTTGCACTAAGCGCCTGCGGTTTCCACCTGCGCGAGAACGTAACCCTGCCGCCGGCGATGCAGCGAGTGCATCTCAGCGTCAACGGCGGTGGCGAGCTCGAACGCCACCTGGCCCGTGCGCTGCAGACGTCCGGCGTCACCATCGAGGACGACAGCGGCGCGGGCATCGCCGAGCTGCGCGTGCCGGTGGCGGCCTTCAGCACCGAGACGCTGAGTGCCGGCGGCTACGTGCGCATCACCGAGTATGCGGTGCGCTACCAGGTGCAGTTCGACGTGCTCGATCCGGCCGGGCAGGTGCTGGTGCCGCACCAGCGCATCGACATGTCGCGCGAGTACAGCTACGACGCGACCAACACGGTCGGCAACGCCTCGCAGGTGGAGGAGATCCAGCGCAGCCTCAACGACGACATGGTGCAGGCGATCCTGTTCCGCCTGCAGGCCGCCGGCAAACATGAGCTGGCCGCACCGGCAAGCGCTGCCAGCACGCACTGA
- the leuS gene encoding leucine--tRNA ligase — MQDIQAPTSPEQDDAAYRPQAVEAAAQQYWNAQRAYEVKEDAARPKFYCLSMLPYPSGALHMGHVRNYTIGDVISRYQRMNGKNVLQPMGWDAFGLPAENAAIKNHTAPAKWTYANIEHMRSQLKSLGYAIDWSREFATCRPDYYRWEQLMFTRLLKKGLAYRKNAVVNWDPVDHTVLANEQVVDGRGWRSGAVVEKREIPQWFLKITDYAQELLDGLDTLPGWPDAVKTMQRNWLGRSEGLDIHFAVEGEAEPLTVFTTRPDTLMGVTFVSIAGEHPLAHKAAQGNPQLAAFLDELKHGGVSEAELETQDKRGMATGLYAIHPVSGERVPVWVANFVLMGYGTGAVMAVPGHDERDFEFAHKYGLPIKQVIAAGDESYDAAAWQDWYSDKTRADMRVVNSGAMDGKDYRAAFDYIAGVLEAAGKGQRRVNWRLRDWGVSRQRYWGCPIPVIYCAKCEAVPVPEDQLPVVLPEDVAFSGVQSPIKSDPEWRKTTCPQCGGPAERETDTFDTFMESSWYYARYTSPGANAQIDERANYWLPVDQYIGGIEHAIMHLLYFRFYHKLLRDAGMVHSDEPARNLLCQGMVIAETFYRDNADGSKDWINPASVEIRRDDKARVIGALLKADGQPVKIGGTEKMSKSKNNGIDPQTMVDKYGADTVRLFSMFAAPPEQSLEWSEAGVEGMARFLKRLWREVTTHAAGPDHKAVAAGHSASLPLPAGEGAAGGKGDAAGVIDPTTLNAGQKALRRQLHETIQKVSDDFGRRHAFNTAIAALMELLNALGKFNDSSEQGRAVRHEALEAMVLLLNPVVPHVSHALWQLLGHAEIVLEDQPWPQVDQSALVRDTLTLAVQINGKLRATIEVAANASKEATEALALAQPQVAHFLEGMTVRKVIVVPGKIVNIVAG; from the coding sequence ATGCAGGACATTCAAGCCCCGACCTCCCCCGAACAGGATGACGCTGCCTATCGCCCGCAGGCCGTGGAAGCCGCCGCGCAGCAGTACTGGAACGCGCAGCGCGCCTATGAGGTGAAAGAGGACGCCGCGCGGCCGAAGTTCTATTGCCTGTCGATGCTGCCGTACCCGTCCGGTGCGCTGCACATGGGCCACGTGCGCAACTACACCATCGGCGACGTGATCAGCCGCTATCAGCGCATGAACGGCAAGAACGTGCTGCAGCCGATGGGCTGGGACGCGTTCGGCCTGCCGGCGGAGAACGCCGCGATCAAGAACCACACCGCGCCGGCGAAGTGGACCTACGCGAACATCGAGCACATGCGCAGCCAGCTGAAGTCGCTGGGCTACGCGATCGACTGGAGCCGCGAGTTCGCCACCTGCCGGCCGGACTACTACCGCTGGGAGCAGCTGATGTTCACCCGGCTGCTGAAGAAAGGCCTGGCCTACCGCAAGAACGCGGTGGTGAACTGGGACCCGGTCGACCACACCGTGCTGGCCAACGAGCAGGTCGTCGATGGCCGCGGCTGGCGTTCCGGTGCGGTGGTGGAGAAACGCGAGATCCCGCAGTGGTTCCTGAAGATCACCGACTACGCGCAAGAGCTGCTGGACGGACTGGACACGCTGCCGGGCTGGCCCGACGCGGTGAAGACCATGCAGCGCAACTGGCTGGGCCGCAGCGAGGGCCTGGACATCCACTTTGCGGTGGAAGGCGAGGCTGAGCCGCTGACCGTGTTCACCACGCGCCCTGACACCTTGATGGGCGTCACCTTCGTCTCCATCGCCGGCGAGCATCCGCTGGCGCACAAGGCGGCGCAGGGCAACCCGCAACTGGCGGCGTTCCTCGACGAGCTGAAGCACGGCGGCGTGTCCGAGGCTGAGCTCGAGACCCAGGACAAGCGCGGCATGGCCACCGGCCTGTACGCGATTCACCCGGTCAGCGGCGAGCGCGTGCCGGTGTGGGTCGCCAACTTCGTACTGATGGGCTACGGCACCGGCGCGGTGATGGCGGTGCCTGGCCATGACGAGCGCGATTTCGAGTTCGCGCACAAGTACGGCCTGCCGATCAAACAGGTGATCGCCGCCGGCGACGAGAGTTACGACGCGGCGGCCTGGCAGGACTGGTATTCGGACAAGACCCGTGCCGACATGCGCGTGGTGAACTCCGGCGCGATGGACGGCAAGGACTACCGCGCCGCCTTCGACTACATCGCCGGCGTGCTCGAGGCGGCCGGCAAGGGCCAGCGCCGCGTGAACTGGCGCCTGCGTGACTGGGGCGTCAGCCGCCAGCGCTACTGGGGTTGCCCGATCCCGGTGATCTACTGTGCCAAATGCGAGGCGGTGCCGGTGCCGGAAGACCAGTTGCCGGTGGTGCTGCCCGAAGACGTGGCGTTCTCGGGCGTGCAGTCGCCGATCAAGTCCGATCCCGAGTGGCGCAAGACCACCTGCCCACAGTGCGGCGGCCCGGCCGAGCGCGAGACCGACACCTTCGACACCTTCATGGAGTCCAGCTGGTACTACGCGCGCTACACCAGCCCCGGTGCGAACGCGCAGATCGACGAGCGCGCGAACTACTGGCTGCCGGTCGACCAGTACATCGGCGGCATCGAACACGCGATCATGCACCTGCTGTATTTCCGCTTCTATCACAAGCTGCTGCGCGACGCGGGTATGGTGCATTCGGACGAGCCGGCGCGGAACCTGCTGTGCCAGGGCATGGTGATCGCCGAGACGTTCTACCGCGACAACGCCGACGGTTCGAAGGACTGGATCAACCCGGCCAGTGTGGAGATCCGGCGCGACGACAAGGCGCGCGTGATCGGCGCGCTGCTCAAGGCCGACGGCCAGCCGGTGAAGATCGGCGGCACCGAGAAGATGTCCAAGTCGAAGAACAACGGCATCGACCCGCAGACCATGGTGGACAAGTACGGCGCCGACACCGTGCGCCTGTTCTCGATGTTTGCCGCGCCACCGGAGCAGTCGCTGGAGTGGAGCGAGGCCGGCGTCGAGGGCATGGCGCGCTTCCTCAAGCGGCTGTGGCGCGAAGTGACCACGCACGCGGCGGGACCCGACCACAAAGCCGTGGCCGCAGGCCACTCCGCCTCCCTTCCCCTGCCAGCAGGGGAAGGTGCCGCAGGCGGAAAGGGTGACGCCGCAGGCGTCATCGATCCGACCACGCTGAACGCGGGCCAGAAGGCCCTGCGCCGCCAGCTGCACGAGACCATCCAGAAGGTCAGCGACGACTTCGGCCGGCGCCACGCGTTCAACACTGCGATCGCTGCGCTGATGGAACTCTTGAACGCGCTGGGCAAGTTCAACGACTCGAGCGAGCAGGGCCGCGCCGTACGCCACGAGGCGCTGGAGGCGATGGTGCTGCTGCTCAACCCGGTGGTGCCGCATGTCAGTCACGCCCTGTGGCAGCTGCTCGGCCATGCCGAGATCGTGCTGGAGGACCAGCCGTGGCCGCAGGTGGATCAGTCGGCGCTGGTACGCGACACGCTGACCCTGGCGGTGCAGATCAACGGCAAGTTGCGCGCTACCATCGAGGTCGCCGCCAACGCCTCGAAGGAAGCAACCGAGGCGCTGGCGCTGGCCCAGCCGCAGGTGGCGCACTTCCTGGAAGGCATGACGGTGCGCAAGGTCATCGTGGTACCCGGCAAGATCGTCAACATCGTCGCAGGATGA